A window of the Agrococcus jejuensis genome harbors these coding sequences:
- a CDS encoding biopolymer transporter Tol produces the protein MTDADADAIDAERWLVIDGRRWRRTDPSLPDDVQEALRSHLGRGRAAVRAGKAADDDRAIAAARRRVDLAKHGLGERGPRWWDEPEADRLARARDAIRELDRLA, from the coding sequence ATGACGGATGCGGATGCCGACGCGATCGACGCCGAGCGCTGGCTCGTGATCGACGGTCGCCGGTGGCGGCGCACCGACCCGTCGCTGCCCGACGACGTGCAGGAGGCGCTGCGGTCGCACCTCGGGCGCGGTCGCGCGGCGGTGCGCGCGGGCAAGGCTGCCGACGACGACCGCGCGATCGCCGCTGCCCGGCGCCGCGTCGACCTCGCGAAGCACGGCCTGGGGGAGCGCGGTCCGCGGTGGTGGGACGAGCCCGAGGCCGACCGCCTCGCTCGCGCCCGCGACGCCATCCGCGAGCTCGACCGGCTCGCGTGA
- a CDS encoding YrhB domain-containing protein: MDAEREASPGISRERALEIVRLMLDALEAQSGARYAIFDGERGIDGILDHGDVWIVVWNAADFVATGDARRMLIGAGPYLVAKDDGAVAMLPSAFPVDEGVSRWRASRGR; the protein is encoded by the coding sequence GTGGATGCCGAGCGCGAGGCGTCGCCCGGCATCTCGCGCGAGCGCGCGCTCGAGATCGTGCGACTCATGCTCGACGCCCTCGAGGCGCAGTCGGGAGCGCGGTACGCGATCTTCGACGGCGAACGCGGCATCGACGGCATCCTCGACCACGGCGACGTGTGGATCGTCGTGTGGAACGCCGCTGACTTCGTCGCGACGGGCGACGCGCGCCGCATGCTCATCGGCGCCGGCCCCTACCTCGTCGCGAAGGACGATGGCGCGGTCGCGATGCTGCCGTCCGCGTTCCCCGTCGACGAGGGCGTCTCCCGCTGGCGCGCATCGCGCGGGCGCTGA
- the aspS gene encoding aspartate--tRNA(Asn) ligase encodes MTARTLIADLAAHDAGPVKVQGWVETVRDQKRVQFVILRDESGSAQLVNPVNDDTAETAASISALMHGSFVTVEGELKHDERVKLGGLEVKIASLVVETTALDSPIDAETGIDKRLDHRMLDLRRPEAQLIFRVQTAIEHAFRTRWIDEGFIEIHTPKLMASASESRAELFEVPYFETTAYLAQSPQFFKQMAQGAGFGKIFEIAPAFRADPSFTSRHATEFTSVDAELSWIDSHEDVMAHHEALLTDAITAVVERYGDQIRDAFGIELQVPTLPFPRISHAAAKQIVEARGHTIERADGDLDPEAERRVSAHVAETMGHDFVFVTDYPDTVRPFYHMRHGEGLTSSYDLLYKGTEIATGAQREHRVEVLEDQARSKGMDPEELSSYLDFFRYGVPPHGGFGMGLARVVMLMLGLPSIRETTYLFRGPTRLEP; translated from the coding sequence GTGACTGCACGCACCCTCATCGCCGACCTCGCCGCCCACGACGCCGGACCCGTCAAGGTCCAGGGATGGGTCGAGACGGTGCGCGATCAGAAGCGCGTGCAGTTCGTCATCCTGCGCGACGAGTCGGGCTCGGCCCAGCTCGTGAACCCCGTGAACGACGACACCGCCGAGACGGCCGCGTCGATCTCGGCCCTCATGCACGGCTCGTTCGTGACCGTCGAGGGCGAGCTGAAGCACGACGAGCGCGTGAAGCTCGGCGGCCTCGAGGTGAAGATCGCGTCGCTCGTCGTCGAGACGACCGCGCTCGACTCGCCCATCGACGCCGAGACCGGCATCGACAAGCGCCTCGACCACCGCATGCTCGACCTGCGCCGCCCCGAGGCGCAGCTCATCTTCCGCGTGCAGACGGCCATCGAGCACGCGTTCCGCACGCGCTGGATCGACGAGGGCTTCATCGAGATCCACACGCCGAAGCTCATGGCCTCCGCGTCGGAGTCGCGCGCCGAGCTCTTCGAGGTGCCGTACTTCGAGACGACGGCGTACCTCGCGCAGAGCCCGCAGTTCTTCAAGCAGATGGCGCAGGGCGCCGGCTTCGGCAAGATCTTCGAGATCGCGCCGGCCTTCCGCGCCGACCCGTCGTTCACCTCCCGCCACGCGACCGAGTTCACCTCGGTCGACGCCGAGCTGTCGTGGATCGACAGCCACGAGGACGTCATGGCGCACCACGAGGCGCTGCTCACCGACGCCATCACGGCCGTCGTCGAGCGCTACGGCGACCAGATCCGCGACGCCTTCGGCATCGAGCTGCAGGTGCCGACGCTGCCGTTCCCGCGCATCAGCCACGCCGCGGCGAAGCAGATCGTCGAGGCCCGCGGCCACACGATCGAGCGCGCCGACGGCGACCTCGACCCCGAGGCAGAGCGCCGGGTCAGCGCTCACGTCGCCGAGACGATGGGGCACGACTTCGTGTTCGTCACCGACTACCCCGACACGGTGCGGCCGTTCTACCACATGCGTCACGGCGAGGGTCTGACGAGCTCGTACGACCTGCTCTACAAGGGCACGGAGATCGCGACGGGCGCGCAGCGCGAGCACCGCGTCGAGGTGCTCGAGGACCAGGCGCGCTCGAAGGGCATGGACCCCGAGGAGCTGTCGAGCTACCTCGACTTCTTCCGCTACGGCGTGCCCCCGCACGGCGGCTTCGGCATGGGCCTCGCCCGCGTCGTCATGCTCATGCTCGGCCTCCCGTCGATCCGCGAGACGACCTACCTGTTCCGCGGCCCCACGCGCCTCGAGCCCTGA
- a CDS encoding PPOX class F420-dependent oxidoreductase: MGAPLNPVLPASHADLLVEAHYAHMATVRPDGAPQSSVMWFDWDGRVVRITHTRSRQKFRNLEHEGRVSFSIHDPASPLRALEVRGRVVDVVEDDDVASFYKGLQHRYGMDYPIDDAAERVIITIEPTKFIAVGGGQIVATSAAG; encoded by the coding sequence ATGGGAGCCCCGCTGAACCCCGTGCTGCCCGCGTCGCACGCCGACCTGCTCGTCGAGGCGCACTACGCCCACATGGCCACGGTGCGCCCGGACGGCGCACCGCAGTCGAGCGTCATGTGGTTCGACTGGGACGGCCGCGTCGTGCGCATCACCCACACGCGCTCGCGGCAGAAGTTCCGCAACCTCGAGCACGAGGGGCGCGTCTCGTTCTCGATCCACGACCCGGCGTCGCCGCTGCGCGCGCTCGAGGTGCGCGGCCGCGTCGTCGACGTGGTCGAGGACGACGACGTCGCCTCCTTCTACAAGGGTCTGCAGCACCGCTACGGGATGGACTACCCGATCGACGACGCCGCCGAGCGCGTGATCATCACGATCGAGCCGACGAAGTTCATCGCCGTCGGCGGTGGGCAGATCGTCGCGACGAGCGCAGCCGGCTGA